From a region of the Thermodesulfobium sp. 4217-1 genome:
- the aroA gene encoding 3-phosphoshikimate 1-carboxyvinyltransferase: MKISGIVKKFSSEISVPSDKSITHRLFIFALASKGRSSIKNPLLGDDTLSTLSIVEKLGAKVERFDNFVSIVGKGLREIDEPLDVLNSGNSGTTMRLLTGFLAAERKGLYVLTGDNSLRSRPMGRVVRPLSNMGANIFSRENFFAPLAIVGNKNGLNGINYDMPISSAQLKSCLILAGLKANSNSIISEPFPSRDHTELFLSYLGTNIKKVENSVYVSPSEDLDSFDLTVPGDPSSAAFFVALAALIPGSKLVVRDVCLNPLRIGYIEVFKRMGAKISLEYDSHSPELVGTILVEGTEKLKATNIFAEEVPKIIDEIPIISVAMALAQGKSEISGALDLRKKECDRIKAIYFNLKNMGVSVLEKEDGLIIEGINDIKPSHIKTFDDHRIAMSFTIAALLADGESSFDNAACCSISFPGFYDKLNYLVKS; the protein is encoded by the coding sequence TTGAAAATTTCTGGAATAGTGAAAAAATTTTCTTCAGAAATTTCTGTTCCTTCGGATAAATCTATTACCCACAGATTGTTTATCTTTGCTTTAGCAAGTAAGGGAAGGTCTTCTATTAAAAACCCATTGCTTGGCGACGATACCTTGTCTACCCTTTCAATTGTAGAGAAGCTTGGAGCAAAAGTTGAGAGATTTGATAATTTTGTTTCTATTGTTGGCAAGGGGCTAAGGGAAATTGATGAGCCGTTAGATGTATTGAATTCTGGGAATTCTGGTACCACAATGAGGCTCCTAACTGGATTTTTGGCTGCCGAGAGAAAAGGACTGTACGTCTTAACCGGCGATAATTCTTTGAGAAGCAGGCCTATGGGCAGGGTAGTAAGACCGTTATCTAATATGGGAGCCAATATATTTTCAAGAGAGAATTTTTTTGCTCCTTTGGCGATAGTAGGGAATAAAAATGGTCTTAATGGCATTAATTACGATATGCCTATTTCAAGCGCCCAGTTGAAGTCTTGCCTTATTTTGGCTGGTTTAAAGGCTAACTCAAATAGTATTATCAGTGAACCGTTCCCATCAAGGGATCACACTGAGCTTTTTCTGTCTTATCTTGGGACAAACATAAAGAAAGTCGAAAATTCTGTTTACGTATCTCCATCAGAAGATCTTGACTCGTTTGACTTAACTGTTCCGGGAGATCCTTCTTCTGCAGCATTCTTTGTGGCTCTTGCAGCACTGATTCCTGGATCTAAGTTGGTAGTTAGAGATGTGTGTCTTAATCCTTTAAGAATTGGTTACATAGAGGTATTTAAAAGGATGGGGGCTAAAATAAGTCTTGAGTATGATTCGCATAGTCCAGAGCTTGTGGGCACTATCTTGGTGGAAGGTACAGAAAAATTGAAGGCTACAAATATTTTTGCAGAAGAGGTTCCTAAGATTATAGATGAGATACCCATTATTTCTGTCGCTATGGCTTTGGCTCAGGGAAAGAGTGAGATTTCAGGGGCGCTCGATCTAAGGAAGAAGGAGTGCGATAGGATAAAGGCAATTTACTTTAATTTGAAAAATATGGGAGTTAGCGTCTTAGAAAAAGAAGATGGCCTAATTATCGAAGGAATAAACGATATCAAGCCATCTCATATTAAAACCTTTGACGATCACAGAATCGCTATGTCTTTTACAATAGCAGCGCTATTAGCAGACGGAGAAAGCTCATTTGATAACGCGGCTTGTTGTTCTATTTCTTTTCCAGGCTTTTATGATAAGCTGAACTATTTGGTCAAAAGCTAA
- a CDS encoding PfkB family carbohydrate kinase, whose translation MIFCVGTIVFDTILVVKKLALENDAVVADEYKRTFGGAAANCAVTIKKLSVDSGLVSAVGDSDFHHGYEDYLKGLLIDTKSVFKIPNGYSPRSILITRVPDGAQQIYFYEDKINYEKTLVSNIPYIINNLNNCKILHFTTGYYDFYKQLLIELKSHRKDIKISFDPGQQTLTQPDKVIEILPYVDFLFMNEFENKKLCETLKIENIMNYKRFELSCVSYGENGCKIFYNGFNYTIPAIPPKIFVDSTGAGDSHRGAFLSAYSLGFEFLDCAYIAASVSSFVLEKDGAQTNLPDLDMAIERAKKFTNSKFKVLRQP comes from the coding sequence ATGATTTTTTGTGTTGGAACAATAGTTTTTGATACTATATTAGTTGTAAAAAAATTAGCTTTAGAAAATGATGCTGTTGTAGCTGATGAATACAAAAGAACTTTTGGAGGGGCTGCTGCAAACTGTGCCGTGACAATTAAAAAATTATCTGTGGATTCTGGTCTTGTTTCAGCAGTTGGAGACAGCGATTTTCACCATGGGTATGAGGATTATCTTAAAGGGCTCCTGATTGATACAAAATCCGTTTTTAAGATTCCAAATGGATATTCTCCAAGAAGCATTCTGATTACTAGGGTTCCAGATGGAGCTCAACAGATTTATTTTTATGAAGACAAGATAAATTATGAGAAAACTTTGGTATCAAACATTCCTTACATCATAAACAATCTAAATAATTGCAAAATATTGCACTTTACTACGGGCTATTATGATTTTTATAAACAACTATTAATTGAGTTGAAAAGCCATAGAAAAGATATAAAAATAAGCTTCGATCCAGGGCAGCAGACGCTGACACAGCCCGATAAAGTGATTGAAATTTTGCCTTATGTGGATTTTTTGTTTATGAATGAATTTGAAAACAAGAAATTATGTGAAACCTTAAAGATAGAAAATATTATGAATTACAAGAGGTTTGAACTCTCTTGTGTTAGCTACGGCGAGAACGGGTGCAAGATTTTCTATAATGGTTTTAATTATACTATCCCAGCTATCCCACCAAAAATTTTTGTAGATTCTACTGGAGCAGGGGATAGCCACAGAGGCGCTTTTCTGTCGGCCTATTCGCTTGGCTTTGAATTTCTTGATTGCGCATATATAGCAGCCTCTGTGTCATCGTTTGTTTTGGAAAAAGATGGAGCGCAAACTAATTTGCCAGATCTCGATATGGCTATTGAAAGGGCAAAAAAGTTTACCAACTCTAAGTTTAAAGTTTTACGTCAACCATAG
- the speE gene encoding polyamine aminopropyltransferase, translated as MVLEENITPIFQFKEEHLPGSGIYFDVTDILFSSHSKYQKIEVFQTDSYGKILLMDGKVMLTERDEFVYHEMLTHVPLNLSDKIKDVLIIGGGDGGSARECQKHKNIKHIKQVEIDEMVVDVSKKFFPSLSSGFSDSRFDLCICDGINFVKQTSEKFDLVLVDSTDPIGPAVGLFEAEFFENIKKILNPDGILVFQLESPWCHLSFISDITNKLKKIFPIFKNYIAFIPTYPAGLWSFGFASLSVDPLKDHLLNDPIKDLKYYTPEVHRASFVLPKFFGDSLKNI; from the coding sequence ATGGTATTAGAAGAAAATATCACACCTATATTCCAATTTAAAGAAGAGCACTTGCCTGGATCAGGCATTTATTTTGACGTTACAGACATACTGTTTAGTTCACATTCAAAATATCAAAAGATTGAAGTATTTCAGACGGATAGTTACGGCAAAATTCTTCTTATGGACGGAAAGGTAATGCTTACAGAAAGAGATGAATTTGTCTATCATGAAATGCTAACTCATGTTCCCTTAAACTTATCCGATAAAATTAAGGACGTTCTGATTATTGGCGGAGGCGATGGGGGATCTGCAAGAGAATGTCAAAAACACAAAAATATCAAACATATTAAACAGGTTGAAATTGATGAAATGGTTGTTGATGTAAGTAAAAAATTTTTCCCATCTCTGTCATCAGGCTTTAGCGACTCAAGATTTGATCTTTGTATTTGCGATGGTATCAACTTTGTCAAACAAACTTCTGAGAAATTTGACCTAGTCTTGGTGGATTCTACTGACCCAATAGGGCCAGCGGTTGGTCTTTTTGAGGCGGAATTCTTTGAAAACATTAAAAAAATCCTTAATCCAGATGGTATCTTAGTTTTTCAACTTGAATCGCCATGGTGCCATCTAAGTTTTATTAGTGATATAACTAATAAACTTAAAAAAATATTTCCGATTTTCAAAAACTATATAGCATTTATCCCTACCTATCCTGCTGGATTGTGGAGTTTTGGATTCGCATCTCTTTCAGTAGATCCATTGAAAGATCATTTATTGAATGACCCAATCAAAGATCTAAAATATTACACTCCAGAAGTTCACAGGGCATCTTTCGTGCTCCCTAAATTTTTTGGAGACTCTTTAAAAAATATTTAA
- the cysS gene encoding cysteine--tRNA ligase, giving the protein MLTNQIYLYNTLTNKKEKFIPIEENKIKMYVCGVTVYDYCHLGHGRSYVVWDVWKRFFISQGFDVFHIQNFTDIDDKIIRRANEEKVNWKDLTEKFIDAYFEDLDKLNVLRASLYPKATDYIDEIISIIQGLMEKGYAYRAGDDIVFSIKRFEGYGKLSGKSIGDLIENYRVESSSLKENPLDFVLWKSSKPDEPSWDSPFGKGRPGWHIECSAMSLKHFGSPFDIHAGGQDLIFPHHENEIAQSEGYTGNKFVNYWLHNGFVMISGEKMSKSLGNFKTLRDIYEQYDPMVLRLFILSSHYRSPVMFNVENLTSAREAWDKIKNTLDVCSSFGLISGNKNNVPSNFVNALCDDLNTPLALSFIFEKIRFVNSIINDYEKNPLKEYEINISSNIDEILSMVDILGLKYTPDVLFYSREKLTADFASYNFNDVNLELFEDLNNEKIFQLISYREFFKKKKSYDLSDKIRDFFNNKGYALEDLPRGVRIKKR; this is encoded by the coding sequence TTGTTAACCAATCAGATATACCTTTACAACACGTTGACAAATAAAAAAGAGAAATTTATCCCTATTGAAGAAAATAAAATTAAGATGTATGTATGTGGGGTAACAGTTTACGATTATTGCCATTTGGGTCACGGCAGATCTTATGTAGTTTGGGACGTATGGAAGAGATTCTTTATAAGTCAGGGTTTTGATGTTTTTCATATCCAAAACTTTACTGATATCGATGATAAGATTATAAGAAGAGCTAATGAAGAAAAAGTTAATTGGAAAGACCTAACAGAGAAATTTATAGATGCTTACTTTGAGGATTTAGACAAGCTAAATGTCTTAAGGGCATCTCTTTATCCAAAAGCTACTGATTATATTGATGAAATAATTAGTATTATTCAGGGCCTGATGGAAAAAGGTTATGCTTACAGGGCTGGCGATGATATAGTCTTTTCTATAAAAAGATTTGAAGGCTATGGGAAGCTGTCGGGTAAGTCGATTGGAGATCTGATCGAAAACTATAGGGTAGAGTCATCATCTCTTAAAGAAAATCCACTGGATTTTGTTTTGTGGAAGTCATCAAAACCAGATGAGCCTTCTTGGGATAGCCCCTTTGGCAAGGGGAGACCTGGCTGGCATATTGAATGCTCTGCAATGTCATTGAAACATTTTGGATCACCATTTGATATCCACGCTGGTGGGCAGGATTTGATATTCCCTCATCATGAAAACGAGATAGCCCAATCTGAAGGTTATACCGGTAATAAATTTGTAAATTATTGGCTACATAATGGTTTTGTTATGATATCAGGCGAAAAAATGTCAAAATCACTGGGCAACTTTAAAACCCTGAGAGATATCTATGAGCAATACGATCCGATGGTCTTAAGACTATTTATATTAAGCAGTCACTATAGAAGCCCGGTTATGTTTAACGTGGAAAACCTTACATCTGCAAGAGAAGCCTGGGACAAAATTAAAAACACTTTGGATGTCTGTTCTTCTTTTGGCTTGATAAGTGGCAATAAAAATAACGTGCCATCTAATTTTGTAAACGCTTTGTGCGATGATTTAAATACTCCGTTAGCGCTTTCTTTTATTTTTGAAAAAATTAGATTTGTTAATTCTATAATTAACGACTATGAAAAAAATCCTTTAAAAGAATATGAGATTAATATATCTTCTAACATAGATGAGATTTTATCTATGGTTGATATCCTTGGATTAAAATATACTCCAGACGTATTGTTTTATTCAAGGGAAAAGTTGACTGCCGATTTTGCATCTTATAATTTCAATGATGTAAATCTTGAGCTGTTTGAAGATCTAAACAATGAAAAAATATTTCAACTGATAAGCTATAGAGAGTTTTTCAAAAAGAAAAAATCATATGATCTGTCAGATAAAATAAGAGATTTTTTTAATAATAAGGGATACGCTTTAGAAGATTTACCGAGAGGTGTGAGGATCAAGAAGAGATGA
- a CDS encoding HD domain-containing protein, with translation MGGAVRDLLIGKQISDYDFLVSEGSVSDIAKLLSNNLGGKFFFLKGANYSSKTIRIIKEGLQIDISEPKGSNLQEDLLERDFTINSMAIRMSDGALFDSAEGIRDLINKKIRLTSDLAFIKDPVRLIRAYRFVAEMNFQLEERTHILIMEQAPLISQVPSERVRDEIFKILTLKNSVDVLDNLWKSGILKVVFPELTLLEKVSAEPQRYHHLNGIEHSFEALRCLERVLLLNSPIWQDISDKLTYYLNHIIGGGRKNIQLLKLATLFHDVGKPITMKLDSNKASFLNHDLEGSLIVEKIARRIRLSKLEIKELKHMVKNHMQPIFIPAENPEAHILKFLGRTYPYTVNIVLLSLADRLSSRGQKITLSYVLERYRLYKKIIKTSLFYEPPKKLPLNGKEIMNLLNLEPGPSVGIAIKMLKGAMIRGEVKDEEDAKSFLTEKFNNLRIKE, from the coding sequence GTGGGAGGAGCGGTCAGGGACCTACTGATAGGTAAGCAAATAAGCGACTATGATTTCTTAGTATCAGAAGGTTCAGTATCCGATATAGCCAAACTCTTATCAAATAATTTAGGTGGTAAATTCTTTTTCCTTAAAGGTGCCAACTATTCCTCAAAAACCATCCGCATTATTAAAGAAGGCTTACAGATTGATATTTCTGAGCCAAAGGGTAGCAATCTGCAAGAAGATCTCTTAGAAAGAGATTTCACCATAAACTCTATGGCTATAAGGATGAGCGATGGAGCCCTATTTGATTCCGCAGAGGGAATTAGAGACCTAATTAATAAAAAAATTAGACTAACAAGCGATCTTGCCTTCATAAAAGATCCTGTCAGACTCATTAGAGCATATAGGTTTGTTGCTGAAATGAATTTTCAGTTGGAAGAAAGAACTCACATTTTAATAATGGAACAAGCACCACTGATATCACAAGTTCCTTCAGAGCGAGTTAGAGACGAAATATTTAAAATATTAACGTTAAAGAATTCTGTAGACGTTTTAGACAATCTATGGAAATCAGGCATATTAAAAGTAGTTTTCCCAGAATTAACTCTACTTGAAAAGGTAAGCGCAGAACCGCAAAGATACCATCACCTAAACGGTATAGAACATTCTTTTGAAGCGCTTAGATGTCTGGAAAGAGTATTGTTATTGAATTCTCCTATTTGGCAAGATATATCCGACAAGCTAACCTATTATTTAAATCACATAATAGGCGGTGGAAGAAAGAACATCCAGTTGTTAAAATTAGCTACCCTATTTCACGATGTAGGAAAGCCAATAACGATGAAATTAGATTCAAATAAAGCCAGCTTCCTAAACCATGACTTAGAAGGCTCACTTATTGTTGAGAAAATCGCTAGGAGAATCAGGCTCTCCAAATTAGAAATAAAAGAACTTAAGCACATGGTAAAAAATCATATGCAACCAATTTTTATACCTGCAGAAAACCCTGAGGCCCACATTTTAAAATTTTTAGGTAGAACATACCCATACACAGTAAACATTGTTCTATTGAGCTTAGCTGACAGACTTTCAAGCAGAGGTCAGAAGATAACACTTTCTTATGTATTAGAAAGATATAGGCTGTATAAGAAAATAATCAAAACATCACTTTTCTATGAGCCGCCTAAAAAGCTCCCATTAAACGGTAAAGAAATTATGAATTTGCTAAACTTAGAGCCTGGTCCCTCAGTGGGAATAGCCATAAAAATGCTAAAAGGAGCCATGATAAGGGGCGAGGTAAAAGACGAAGAAGATGCTAAATCTTTTCTTACCGAAAAATTCAATAATTTAAGGATTAAAGAGTAA
- a CDS encoding arginine decarboxylase, pyruvoyl-dependent produces MLSTPTKFFISFGSCNAEHPLNAFDGALLSAGVGNTNLLRVSSILPPAAVEVKNLVLPYGALVPIAYASKVSANSGERIAAAAGIGIPDDPTLPGLIMEYSCTGSKEEAEKTVLEMVEEGFAMRGFKLAEKRAVATDIVVDKAACAFSCVVLWY; encoded by the coding sequence ATGTTATCAACGCCTACAAAGTTTTTTATTTCTTTTGGAAGCTGTAACGCTGAACACCCTCTTAATGCTTTTGACGGAGCATTGCTAAGTGCAGGAGTAGGGAACACCAATCTCTTAAGGGTTAGCAGTATTTTGCCGCCTGCTGCAGTAGAAGTTAAAAATTTAGTTTTGCCATACGGTGCCCTAGTTCCTATTGCTTATGCAAGCAAGGTAAGCGCGAATAGTGGCGAGAGAATTGCTGCTGCTGCTGGGATAGGAATACCAGACGATCCAACTCTGCCCGGTTTGATTATGGAATATAGTTGTACTGGGAGCAAAGAAGAGGCCGAGAAGACTGTACTGGAGATGGTGGAAGAGGGTTTTGCAATGAGAGGATTTAAGTTGGCAGAAAAAAGGGCAGTAGCTACAGATATAGTTGTTGATAAAGCTGCCTGCGCTTTCTCGTGTGTAGTGTTATGGTATTAG
- a CDS encoding CooT family nickel-binding protein, whose amino-acid sequence MCEASAFYKNQESEETLILKDVALLKPEDENVWFLISIFGDQKEIHAKLLEINLLQHKIIFQKI is encoded by the coding sequence ATGTGTGAAGCCAGTGCTTTTTATAAAAACCAAGAAAGCGAAGAAACTCTTATTCTTAAGGACGTAGCCCTTTTAAAACCAGAAGATGAAAATGTTTGGTTTTTAATTAGTATATTTGGAGATCAAAAAGAAATACACGCAAAATTGTTAGAGATAAATCTCTTACAGCACAAAATCATATTTCAAAAAATTTAA
- a CDS encoding DUF3842 family protein, which produces MEKNTIKIAIIDGQGGGIGQQIVLKIREVLSESIENIEIIALGTNAFATVNMLRVKANKGASGENAIVKNVSEVDFILGSISILVSDAMMGEFTTRMSESVAKSKAIKILLPINQSNIDIALTQQEPLPHQVEDAVMRLKNYIERTDQYV; this is translated from the coding sequence ATGGAGAAAAATACTATAAAAATTGCTATTATTGATGGGCAAGGCGGAGGAATAGGTCAACAAATAGTATTGAAAATTAGAGAGGTTTTGTCAGAAAGTATTGAGAATATAGAGATAATAGCCTTAGGAACAAACGCATTTGCTACTGTAAATATGTTAAGAGTCAAGGCGAACAAGGGCGCATCAGGTGAAAATGCAATAGTAAAAAATGTATCCGAAGTTGATTTTATATTAGGTTCCATCAGTATTCTGGTATCCGATGCTATGATGGGAGAATTCACTACAAGGATGTCAGAATCTGTAGCAAAATCTAAGGCGATAAAAATTCTTTTGCCCATCAATCAGTCAAATATAGACATTGCCCTCACCCAACAAGAACCCCTCCCCCATCAAGTTGAAGACGCTGTGATGCGTTTAAAAAATTACATCGAAAGGACGGACCAATATGTGTGA
- the aroF gene encoding 3-deoxy-7-phosphoheptulonate synthase has protein sequence MIIVMKPSASEEEINRVVEKLNSLGFGVHLSKGEVHTIIGAIGNKKLLVEPIEVLPGVSQVIPVRKPYKRASREFHPLDTVIDMGTFKIGGEHLVIMAGPCAVESRELSFEVAKGIKSFGANVLRGGAFKPRSSPYSFQGLGEEGLKYLRDAADEYELKIVTEVMDTRDVELVASYADILQVGTRNMQNFPLLKEVGGCSKPVLLKRGLSSSIEEWLLAAEYILAEGNEEVILCERGIRTFEKYTRNTLDLSAVPLIKQLSHLPIIVDPSHATGKRSLVAPMSRAAIASGADGLMIEVHPRPEEALSDGPQSLNLVEFEILMNEIRPIAKVLNRTL, from the coding sequence ATGATTATTGTAATGAAACCGTCAGCAAGCGAAGAAGAGATTAACAGAGTAGTCGAGAAGTTAAACAGCTTAGGATTTGGGGTTCATCTTTCAAAGGGAGAGGTTCATACTATAATCGGAGCAATTGGAAACAAAAAATTATTAGTTGAGCCAATTGAAGTATTGCCTGGTGTCTCTCAAGTCATACCTGTAAGAAAGCCTTACAAAAGAGCTAGCAGAGAGTTTCATCCCCTGGATACAGTGATAGATATGGGGACTTTTAAAATTGGTGGTGAGCATCTGGTCATAATGGCTGGACCTTGTGCTGTCGAAAGTAGGGAGCTCTCTTTTGAGGTGGCAAAGGGAATAAAGAGTTTTGGCGCAAATGTTTTAAGAGGCGGTGCTTTTAAGCCAAGATCTAGTCCTTATTCTTTTCAGGGATTAGGCGAAGAGGGTTTAAAATATCTGAGAGATGCCGCTGATGAATACGAATTGAAAATAGTTACTGAGGTAATGGATACGCGTGATGTAGAATTGGTTGCCTCTTATGCTGATATACTCCAGGTTGGAACGAGAAATATGCAAAATTTCCCATTATTAAAAGAAGTAGGCGGATGTTCGAAGCCAGTATTATTGAAGAGGGGGCTGTCTTCATCTATTGAAGAGTGGCTATTGGCTGCTGAGTATATTTTGGCTGAGGGAAATGAAGAGGTAATATTGTGTGAAAGAGGCATTAGGACCTTTGAGAAATATACAAGAAATACTCTTGATCTGAGCGCAGTGCCTTTGATAAAGCAGCTTAGCCATCTTCCAATAATTGTTGACCCGAGTCATGCCACAGGAAAAAGATCTCTCGTAGCTCCAATGTCAAGAGCTGCAATCGCTTCTGGTGCAGATGGCCTAATGATAGAAGTTCACCCAAGACCAGAAGAAGCTCTGTCAGACGGACCTCAATCTCTAAATTTAGTTGAGTTTGAAATCCTTATGAATGAAATACGACCTATAGCAAAAGTCTTAAATAGAACATTGTAA
- a CDS encoding prephenate dehydrogenase has product MDFKNICVIGLGLIGGSLAKAFAANGYSIFGYDSKLDTVKLAKSEKIFYHLNNELDSNISSCDLVFVCVNIENTLDVFTKLVPYLKNGCVVSDVASVKSHFFNKVVNQVPDGVNFVSTHPMAGTQYCGYENSFKEIFIDRPLLIIKSDEKKALIDNLANFLKINLKVNIQLVGIDEHDSLVSLTSHLPMFVAVSLSNTVKKYDQTFPYLNLVAGPGFKDTSRLALQDPNFTHSIFRFNKKELLKAVDSYIDTLSSLRESLRGDDESFKKEIINAKEFRGRF; this is encoded by the coding sequence ATGGATTTTAAAAATATTTGTGTCATCGGCCTTGGCCTTATTGGAGGATCTCTTGCTAAGGCCTTTGCTGCCAATGGGTATAGCATATTTGGATATGATTCTAAATTAGACACTGTTAAGCTTGCCAAATCTGAAAAGATTTTTTATCACTTAAACAACGAGTTAGACTCTAATATTTCTTCCTGTGATCTTGTATTTGTGTGTGTAAATATTGAAAATACTCTGGATGTATTTACTAAACTGGTGCCATATCTTAAAAATGGATGTGTAGTTTCTGACGTAGCAAGTGTAAAATCACACTTTTTTAACAAGGTAGTTAATCAGGTTCCTGATGGCGTGAATTTTGTTAGCACCCATCCAATGGCAGGCACGCAATATTGCGGATACGAAAACTCTTTCAAGGAAATTTTCATAGATAGACCCCTTTTGATTATAAAAAGTGATGAAAAAAAGGCTTTAATTGATAATCTTGCTAATTTTTTAAAAATCAATCTTAAGGTTAATATTCAATTGGTTGGCATTGATGAGCATGATAGCTTGGTATCTCTTACGAGTCACTTACCGATGTTTGTGGCTGTGTCGCTGTCGAACACTGTAAAAAAATATGACCAAACTTTTCCATATCTTAATTTAGTTGCAGGTCCTGGTTTCAAAGACACATCCAGGCTTGCCTTACAAGATCCGAATTTTACACATTCAATTTTTCGATTTAATAAGAAAGAATTATTAAAAGCTGTAGATTCTTATATCGACACCTTGAGCTCCCTTAGAGAATCTCTTAGAGGAGATGATGAATCTTTTAAAAAGGAAATTATTAATGCAAAAGAATTTAGAGGGAGGTTCTAA
- a CDS encoding RNA methyltransferase translates to MKKEFIFGIHPVVSAIKEGIEFSELLIAKNKKIPFIEEFLQKNDDKRAFVVYKAFAEIEKLFPNSQGIVMFTREFSYSDEEDVVLNAIRHKKVLLAFSGIMDVRNIGAVARTAQASGLVGGIILPKHRSLDITPAAIKASTGSLLNIPVVRVSNLRYFSKGLQKRGFAVVGVEKRGTTRYDQFKYELPVCCVFGSESKALSDVFLKDLDQSVYIPMSNDFNSLNLSVASGILLYEILKQRNFEL, encoded by the coding sequence ATGAAAAAGGAATTTATATTTGGGATACATCCTGTAGTAAGTGCCATCAAAGAGGGCATAGAGTTTAGTGAATTATTGATTGCAAAAAACAAGAAAATACCCTTTATTGAAGAGTTTTTACAGAAAAACGATGATAAAAGGGCTTTTGTGGTCTATAAAGCATTTGCTGAAATAGAGAAACTTTTCCCAAATTCTCAGGGCATAGTCATGTTTACAAGGGAGTTTTCTTATTCAGATGAAGAAGATGTCGTTCTTAATGCGATAAGACACAAAAAAGTTCTTCTTGCATTTTCGGGAATTATGGATGTTCGCAATATCGGAGCTGTGGCAAGAACTGCACAGGCATCCGGTTTGGTAGGGGGCATAATTTTGCCGAAACACAGGTCGCTCGATATAACTCCTGCTGCTATTAAAGCCTCTACTGGTTCACTTTTAAATATACCCGTTGTAAGAGTGAGCAATTTGCGATATTTCTCAAAAGGCTTGCAAAAAAGAGGATTTGCTGTGGTGGGAGTTGAAAAAAGGGGCACAACCAGGTACGATCAGTTTAAGTATGAACTTCCTGTATGCTGTGTTTTCGGTTCCGAGTCAAAGGCGCTTTCGGATGTCTTCTTAAAAGACTTGGATCAAAGTGTTTACATTCCTATGTCTAATGATTTTAATTCTTTAAATTTATCAGTAGCTTCTGGAATTTTGTTATACGAAATATTAAAACAAAGGAATTTTGAGTTATAA
- a CDS encoding helix-turn-helix transcriptional regulator, with amino-acid sequence MTNKFGRFLKEARLQKGINQRKLALLSGIDPGYVNKLESGKMPPPSPKVLKNIASVLGLDELQLYLRAGYITEDLTKKLSDEPEFSMMFYALKVLSKEEQKNILDFVKFKLENWKKIDKT; translated from the coding sequence TTGACAAACAAATTTGGAAGGTTTTTAAAAGAGGCAAGACTGCAAAAAGGTATCAATCAAAGAAAGCTTGCTTTACTATCTGGTATAGATCCTGGCTATGTGAATAAGCTTGAGTCAGGAAAGATGCCGCCCCCATCACCAAAGGTCTTAAAAAATATAGCTTCAGTCCTTGGACTTGATGAATTGCAGCTATATTTAAGAGCGGGTTACATAACCGAAGATCTGACCAAAAAGCTTTCCGATGAGCCAGAATTTAGCATGATGTTCTATGCGCTAAAGGTTTTGTCAAAAGAGGAACAGAAAAATATATTGGACTTCGTAAAATTCAAACTTGAAAATTGGAAAAAAATTGACAAAACCTAA